The genomic interval AGATTCGTTCGATGATGTAACGCGCCAGTTGCTCAAGTCGAGTGACATCACGATGCAGGTAGGTAATTTCGGCCACGGCTCCATCCACGAGTTGATGTGCAAGCTGACGCGACTGCTGGAGGCCGTAGAATGCCGGGTAGGTCGCTTTGCCGACCTTCATGTCCTTGCCCGGCGTTTTTCCCAGTTGGGCGCGCGTAGCGGTCAGGTCGAGGATGTCATCCACGATTTGAAAAGCCAGTCCAATGGCTTCTGCATAAGCGGTGAGCCGCTGAAGCTCCAGCTCATTGGCATCGCCCAGTAGGCCGCCAGCGCGGACGGATACTTTGATTAAGGCGCCTGTTTTGGCTCGGTGCAGGCGTTCCAACGCGGTCGCATCAATCGGCGAGCCTTCAGCCAACATATCCATGACTTGTCCTGCGATCATCCCTTGTTCGGTGCCGGCAGCCATCGCGATCTCGGCTATCAATTGACTCTGTCGTTGAAGAAACAATGGGTCACTCGATGCCTGAGCCAGCGTTTGAAACGCTCGTGTTAGCAATGCATCACCGGCTAAGATGGCAATCGCTTCGCCGAACACTTTATGGCAGGTTGGTTGCCCACGTCGCATCTCGTCATTATCCATAGCAGGCAGATCATCATGGATGAGCGAGTAGGTGTGAATCATCTCAAGCGCGCAACAGACAGGCTTGAGCC from Blastocatellia bacterium carries:
- a CDS encoding polyprenyl synthetase family protein yields the protein MANFDEYMRVRREQVDAWLDGYLPPEDTPPGEIHRAMRYSIFAGGKRLRPILALAAGEVFNAPEDWLKPVCCALEMIHTYSLIHDDLPAMDNDEMRRGQPTCHKVFGEAIAILAGDALLTRAFQTLAQASSDPLFLQRQSQLIAEIAMAAGTEQGMIAGQVMDMLAEGSPIDATALERLHRAKTGALIKVSVRAGGLLGDANELELQRLTAYAEAIGLAFQIVDDILDLTATRAQLGKTPGKDMKVGKATYPAFYGLQQSRQLAHQLVDGAVAEITYLHRDVTRLEQLARYIIERIS